The genome window GCGCGAGGTCGCCGACGGGCTGCAGGCGCTGGTGACCGGCGGCAAGCGCCCGTCCGCACCGTCGCAGCCGACCGGCAAGCGCCGCGGGGGCGACGGGGCTGCCGCGCCCACGGTCCCGGCAGCGTCCCTCGCGCCGCTGGAGACCGACGACCGGCCGCACGTCGGCGCGGCCAACGGCAGCTACCTCGGCTGAGCGAGGCGCCTCGACGCGGCCGGCACCCCCAGCGGGGCGCCGGCCGCCGTCGTTCCCGCGCGGCCATCGCCACCGCCCCGCCGGCGCCAGCGCACGGCGGCCGCGCAGGAGGGCTTCACTCCGGTTTCCCCGTGCCGACGGGCCGCGGAAGGCGAAGGGTCGTCGGCAAGGGGGCGAGGTGAAAGCGTGCGATCGGCAACGCCGCAGGTCATGACGCTGCTGCCCGACGGCCGCTCGCTGCCCGCCGAGCAGTGGCGTGCCCGCCACGAGGCGATCGTGCGCGGCATCCTCGCGGCCGTGGTCCCCGTCGCGGCCCTGATGTGGCTCGCCGGCGATCCCCTCGCACACGTGCTCGTCGGCGCCGGCGTGCCGCTGACCCTCGCCATCCTCGCCCGGTTCGCGCCCGGCAGCATGCGCCTTCGCGCCACGGGGAGTGCCCTGGCACTGATGTGCCTCGTCGTCCTCGTCGTGCACACCACGGGCACCATCGAAGCCCACTTCCTGTTCTTCGTCGCGGTGCCGATCCTGGCCCTGTACGAGGACTGGCCGCCGTTCCTGACCAGCATCTTCGTGGTGCTGTTCCACCACGGCCTCGCGGGTCTGCTGGACCCCGCGGCGGTGTACAACCACGCCGCGGCGCTGCAGGACCCGCTCGGCTGGGGGTTGGTCCACGCCGCCCTGTTCCTGGCCATGTGCGTGGTGAGCGTCGTCCACTGGGCCATCCACGAACGCACGCGCGCGCGGTTGACCCAGGCAGCCCTGCACGACGGTCTGACCGGTCTGCCGAATCGTCGGCTGCTGCTCGAGCAGCTGCGCCGGGCGCTCGCCGACCGTGCGGAACGGGGGGTACCGGCCGCCCTGCTCATGCTGGACGTCGACGGGTTCAAGCCGGTCAACGACACGTTCGGACACGGGGCGGGCGACGCCCTGCTGGTGGAGCTCGCTGCCCGCTTCCGGGACGCGGTCCGGCCGACGGACACGGTGGCCCGCCTCGGTGGCGACGAGTTCGCGTTCGTGCTCATCGGTGCCGCCGCCGAGGACGCGATCGAGACGGCACGCCGTCTCGTGGTCCTGAGCGCCCGGCCCGTCATGGTGGGCGAGCGCGCCATCGAAGTGGGCGCCAGTGTCGGCATCGCCGTCGCATCCGTGGGCACGACCGGTGCCCTGCAATTGCTCGACCAGGCGGACATCGCGCTCCGCACGGCGAAGCGGAACGGGCGCGCCACGAGTGTGCTGTTCGCGTCGGGCCTCGACCAGGCCGGCTCCGAGGCGCTGCCCGTGGTACCGCACGAGGCGCGGGCCTGGTCCCGCTACATGGCCGCGCTCCGCGAGGAGATCGGCGCGCGCAAGCGGGACGGCGCCCTGGCGGCGCAGACCCGCGCCCCCGACTCCGTGCACCGCACGCTCGGCGTGCTCACCAGCGAGATCGGCGAGCTCCCCCCGGACCTCGCCCAAGCGCATCTCCCGCTCCCGGATCGTGCCGCGCTCGAGGAGTTCGTCTTCCACCAGTCCATGGTGCACGACTGGGCCGATTCGCTCGTGGCGGCCGGCGTCCTCACGACACGGCGGTGCGCCGACGCGGACCGCTTCTGGGCGGCGCTGGTGGCCTCCCTGGGCCGGGGGCGAGCACCCGACCCCCACGACGTCGCTGACCATGACCCCGATGTCCGCGAGGCCGCGCGTTCCCTGTAGCGGGCACGGCAACTGCCGACCAGGAAGCGCAGAGCGGGGTGGTCCCC of Egicoccus sp. AB-alg6-2 contains these proteins:
- a CDS encoding diguanylate cyclase domain-containing protein, which encodes MRSATPQVMTLLPDGRSLPAEQWRARHEAIVRGILAAVVPVAALMWLAGDPLAHVLVGAGVPLTLAILARFAPGSMRLRATGSALALMCLVVLVVHTTGTIEAHFLFFVAVPILALYEDWPPFLTSIFVVLFHHGLAGLLDPAAVYNHAAALQDPLGWGLVHAALFLAMCVVSVVHWAIHERTRARLTQAALHDGLTGLPNRRLLLEQLRRALADRAERGVPAALLMLDVDGFKPVNDTFGHGAGDALLVELAARFRDAVRPTDTVARLGGDEFAFVLIGAAAEDAIETARRLVVLSARPVMVGERAIEVGASVGIAVASVGTTGALQLLDQADIALRTAKRNGRATSVLFASGLDQAGSEALPVVPHEARAWSRYMAALREEIGARKRDGALAAQTRAPDSVHRTLGVLTSEIGELPPDLAQAHLPLPDRAALEEFVFHQSMVHDWADSLVAAGVLTTRRCADADRFWAALVASLGRGRAPDPHDVADHDPDVREAARSL